Proteins encoded within one genomic window of Natator depressus isolate rNatDep1 chromosome 1, rNatDep2.hap1, whole genome shotgun sequence:
- the PCDH8 gene encoding protocadherin-8, producing MGLARDGRSLSSPPRLLYLCWLLSVTLCKTVRYRTYEEDAPGTVIGTLAEEMHVKAPGEISFRLMEQFSNSSLVRVREGDGQLSIGEAGIDRERLCGQSLQCVLAFDVVSLWQEQYRLVHVELEVRDINDNAPRFPQAHIPLEVSESAAPGTRLPLEIALDPDVGSNSIQSFRLSRNSHFGIEAQTRADGGKSAELVLLQELDRETQAAYTLELVAQDGGSPARSGTATVSVRVLDANDNSPAFPQGSVTVELGEDAPRGSLLLDLEAADADEGPNGEIVYGFGSQVPAEARQLFRLDPLSGRLTLEGPVDYERQRTYELDVQAQDRGASPLAATCKVIVRLADVNDNAPGISVSPLSGAPAGAGVAYVSEAAARDSFVALVSTSDRDSGPNGQVRCALYGHEHFALQRAYADSYVLVTAAPLDRERVAEYNLTLVAEDLGSPPFKTVRQYTVRVSDENDNAPLFSKPVYEVAVLENNPPGAYLATVVARDPDLGRNGKVLYRLLETQVLGAPISTYVSVDPATGAIYALRTFNYEILKQLDLRIQASDGGSPQLSSSTLIKVRMVDQNDNAPVITHPVLANGSVEIGVSSQAPPDSLVAQIKARDADDGVNAELTFSFVEEPQQPELFAINKKTGEIVLRGDLSKELGQVFKVILTVTDNGRPPLVTTATINFLVTATAPSSSQEVAKPSSWEGKAVEWDIPLIVIIILAGSCTLLLVAIITIATTCNKRKKETEIKNNGPLTEQIDISHLEKGRQEDSSPGGNVFEARSFPSKASFTSPAPSPPAEEVSSSETSTVNACLYEGQKRLRATNGESYVPAPNYSKESTPPVAIWKGHSFNTISAREAEKFSGKDSGKGDSDFNDSDSDISGDALKKDLITHMQNGLWACTAECKILGHSDRCWSPSCGRSNLHSSPHPSAQLSTFCKSTSLPRDPLRRDNYYQAQLPKTVGLQSVYEKVLHRDFDRTITLLSPPRSGRLPELQEIGVPLYQAPSTRYLAPQTDTSEKV from the exons ATGGGTCTTGCTAGGGACGGGCGCAGCCTCTCCTCTCCGCCGCGCCTCCTCTACCTCTGCTGGCTGCTCTCGGTCACCCTCTGCAAGACGGTAAGATACCGCACTTACGAGGAGGACGCGCCAGGCACGGTCATCGGCACTTTGGCAGAAGAGATGCACGTGAAAGCGCCCGGAGAGATAAGTTTCCGCCTGATGGAGCAGTTCAGCAACAGCTCGCTGGTGCGGGTGCGGGAGGGCGACGGGCAGCTGAGCATCGGCGAGGCAGGGATCGACCGGGAGCGGCTGTGCGGCCAGTCCCTCCAGTGCGTCCTGGCTTTCGACGTGGTGAGCCTGTGGCAGGAGCAGTACCGGCTGGTGCACGTGGAGCTGGAGGTGCGGGACATCAACGACAACGCGCCGCGCTTCCCCCAGGCGCACATCCCGCTCGAGGTGTCCGAGAGCGCCGCGCCCGGCACCCGCCTGCCGCTGGAGATCGCCCTGGACCCGGACGTGGGCTCCAACTCCATCCAGAGCTTCCGGCTCTCGCGCAACAGCCACTTCGGCATCGAGGCGCAGACGCGGGCGGACGGCGGGAAAAGCGCCgagctggtgctgctgcaggagctggacCGCGAGACCCAGGCCGCCTACACGCTGGAGCTGGTGGCCCAGGACGGCGGCAGCCCGGCCCGCTCGGGCACGGCCACGGTGAGCGTCCGGGTGCTGGACGCCAACGACAACAGCCCGGCCTTCCCGCAGGGCTCGGTCACGGTGGAGCTGGGCGAGGACGCGCCGCggggctccctgctgctggacctGGAGGCGGCCGACGCCGACGAGGGGCCCAACGGCGAGATCGTCTACGGCTTCGGCAGCCAGGTGCCGGCCGAGGCGCGGCAGCTTTTCCGGCTGGACCCGCTCTCGGGCCGCCTGACGCTGGAGGGGCCGGTGGATTACGAGCGGCAGCGGACCTACGAGCTGGACGTGCAGGCGCAGGACCGGGGCGCCAGCCCCCTGGCGGCCACGTGCAAAGTCATCGTGCGCCTGGCCGACGTGAACGACAACGCGCCGGGCATCAGCGTCAGCCCCCTGAGCGGCGCCCCCGCCGGCGCCGGGGTGGCCTACGTCAGCGAGGCGGCGGCGCGCGACAGCTTCGTGGCGCTGGTCAGCACCTCGGACAGGGACTCGGGCCCCAACGGGCAGGTGCGCTGCGCCCTCTACGGGCACGAGCACTTCGCGCTGCAGCGCGCCTACGCCGACAGCTACGTGCTCGTCACCGCCGCGCCGCTGGACCGCGAGCGCGTGGCCGAGTACAACCTGACCCTGGTGGCCGAGGACCTGGGCTCGCCGCCCTTCAAGACCGTCCGGCAGTACACGGTGCGCGTGAGCGACGAGAACGACAACGCGCCGCTCTTCTCCAAGCCCGTCTACGAGGTGGCGGTGCTGGAGAACAACCCGCCGGGCGCCTACCTCGCCACCGTGGTGGCCCGCGACCCCGACCTGGGCCGCAACGGGAAGGTGCTTTACCGGCTGCTGGAGACACAGGTCCTGGGTGCCCCCATCTCCACCTACGTCTCTGTGGACCCGGCCACCGGGGCCATCTACGCCCTCAGGACATTCAACTATGAGATCCTCAAGCAGCTGGACCTGAGGATCCAGGCCAGCGATGGGGGCTCCCCTCAGCTGTCCAGCAGCACCCTGATCAAGGTGAGGATGGTGGACCAGAATGACAACGCCCCGGTCATCACCCACCCCGTGCTCGCCAACGGCTCCGTGGAGATCGGGGTCTCCAGCCAGGCACCCCCGGATTCCCTGGTGGCTCAGATCAAAGCCAGAGACGCGGACGATGGGGTCAATGCGGAGCTGACCTTCTCCTTCGTGGAGGAGCCGCAGCAGCCAGAGCTCTTCGCCATCAACAAGAAGACAGGCGAGATCGTGCTCAGGGGGGACCTGTCCAAAGAGCTGGGACAGGTGTTCAAAGTCATCCTCACCGTGACTGACAATGGCAGGCCCCCCCTTGTCACCACAGCCACAATCAACTTCCTGGTGACTGCCACGGCACCCTCCAGCAGCCAAGAGGTGGCCAAGCCAagctcctgggaggggaaggctgTGGAGTGGGACATTCCCCTGATTGTCATCATCATCCTAGCTGGGAGCTGCACCCTGCTGCTGGTGGCCATCATCACCATTGCAACCACCTGCAACAAGCGCAAGAAGGAGACCGAGATCAAGAACAACGGGCCCCTGACAGAGCAGATCGACATCTCCCACCTAGAGAAGGGGAGGCAGGAGGATAGCAGCCCCGGAGGGAATGTGTTTGAAGCGCGATCCTTTCCCAGCAAAGCTTCTTTCACCagcccagccccttctccacctgcagaaGAGGTCTCCTCTTCTGAGACCAGCACTGTGAATGCCTGTCTCTACGAGGGTCAGAAACGACTTAGGGCAACTAATGGGGAG TCCTATGTCCCTGCTCCTAATTATAGCAAAGAATCCACCCCACCTGTGGCCATCTGGAAGGGTCATTCTTTCAACACCATATCGGCCCGAGAAGCGGAAAAGTTCAGTGGCAAAGATAGTGGCAAAGGCGACAGCGACTTCAACGACAGTGACTCTGACATCAGCGGGGATGCCCTGAAGAAGGATCTCATCACTCACATGCAGAATG gATTATGGGCTTGTACTGCTGAATGCAAAATCCTGGGCCATTCGGACCGCTGCTGGAGCCCATCCTGTGGCCGATCCAACCTTCACTCGTCTCCTCATCCCTCAGCTCAGCTGTCCACCTTCTGCAAAAGCACCTCCTTGCCCAGGGACCCCCTTCGCAGGGACAACTACTACCAGGCCCAGCTGCCCAAGACAGTGGGACTGCAGAGTGTCTACGAGAAAGTGTTGCACAGAGACTTTGACAGGACAATCACATTGCTGTCCCCTCCTCGCTCTGGGAGGCTTCCAGAACTTCAGGAGATTGGGGTGCCCCTATACCAAGCCCCTTCAACTAGATACCTAGCCCCCCAGACTGACACTAGTGAAAAGGTTTAA